In Campylobacter concisus, a single window of DNA contains:
- a CDS encoding transporter substrate-binding domain-containing protein, whose protein sequence is MKKIFALLLTAFVALCANELKFGTAANYPPFEYIDENNKITGFDIELIDKISKRAGFSYKIINMSFDGLIPALKAGKINGIISAMSATSDRLKSIDFTKPYYLTENLYLKKKDNDALKAKEELAGKRVGVQQGTVQELAANAINGVKIVPSEDTVPLIMGLKVGKFDAVILDSSIGYGFIKKNPELEAFFKEVDGSEGFSIAFDKGKESALIEKINQILDDMKKDGSYEALLKKYDLK, encoded by the coding sequence ATGAAAAAGATCTTTGCTCTTTTACTTACAGCTTTTGTTGCTCTTTGTGCAAACGAGCTAAAATTTGGCACAGCGGCGAACTATCCGCCATTTGAATATATCGATGAGAACAACAAAATAACAGGCTTTGATATCGAGCTGATCGATAAAATTTCAAAGCGTGCAGGCTTTTCATATAAAATCATAAATATGAGTTTTGATGGCCTTATCCCAGCGCTTAAAGCCGGCAAAATAAATGGCATTATAAGTGCGATGAGTGCGACTTCAGATAGATTAAAATCGATTGATTTTACAAAGCCATACTATCTAACTGAAAACCTCTATCTAAAGAAAAAAGATAATGACGCATTAAAAGCTAAAGAAGAGCTAGCTGGCAAAAGAGTTGGCGTGCAACAAGGCACCGTCCAAGAGCTAGCAGCAAATGCTATAAATGGCGTAAAAATAGTGCCTTCAGAAGATACTGTGCCACTCATCATGGGATTAAAAGTTGGTAAATTTGACGCAGTCATCCTTGATAGCTCTATCGGATATGGCTTTATTAAGAAAAATCCAGAACTTGAAGCATTTTTCAAAGAAGTTGATGGCAGCGAGGGCTTTTCAATAGCTTTTGATAAAGGAAAAGAGAGTGCGTTAATAGAGAAAATAAATCAAATTTTAGATGATATGAAAAAAGACGGAAGCTACGAAGCTTTACTTAAAAAATACGATCTAAAATAA
- a CDS encoding amino acid ABC transporter ATP-binding protein, with protein MIEIKNLNKSYGDLRVLNDISVDIKKGEVIAIIGPSGGGKSTFLRCINRLEEPDSGHIKINGEDILDKKSDINKIRQKVSMVFQHFNLFANKNVLQNLTLAPIKAGILDKESAEKRADELLKSVGLSDKKFAYPHKLSGGQKQRIAIARSLAMEPEVILFDEPTSALDPEMIGEVLDIMKDVAARGITMLVVTHEMGFARNVANRIFFMDKGKIAVDDTPKNVFTNPQHERLKEFLGKILNH; from the coding sequence ATGATTGAGATTAAAAATTTAAATAAAAGTTATGGCGATTTGCGAGTTTTAAATGATATTAGCGTAGATATAAAAAAGGGTGAAGTTATAGCGATAATTGGTCCAAGTGGTGGCGGTAAAAGTACGTTTTTACGTTGTATAAACCGCCTTGAGGAGCCAGATAGCGGGCACATAAAGATAAATGGCGAAGATATTTTAGATAAAAAATCAGATATAAATAAAATTCGCCAAAAAGTGAGCATGGTTTTTCAGCACTTTAATCTTTTTGCAAATAAAAACGTCTTGCAAAATTTAACCCTAGCTCCAATAAAAGCTGGGATTTTGGATAAAGAAAGTGCAGAAAAAAGAGCTGATGAGTTGCTAAAAAGTGTTGGACTAAGCGATAAGAAATTCGCCTATCCACACAAGCTTTCAGGCGGACAGAAACAACGTATTGCGATCGCTAGAAGCCTAGCGATGGAGCCAGAAGTGATACTTTTTGACGAGCCGACAAGTGCGCTTGATCCTGAGATGATCGGAGAGGTACTTGATATTATGAAAGATGTTGCTGCAAGGGGCATAACGATGCTTGTTGTGACCCATGAGATGGGCTTTGCGAGAAATGTGGCAAATAGAATTTTCTTTATGGATAAAGGCAAAATCGCAGTTGATGACACACCAAAAAATGTCTTTACAAATCCACAACATGAGCGTTTAAAAGAGTTTTTAGGTAAAATTTTAAATCATTAA
- a CDS encoding putative quinol monooxygenase, protein MIGFYVNVKLKAGCEAKFEEILKEIVPASRKDKGCISYECGIVAGGKNEYCFMEIWEDLASQKEHMKSAHMVKNAAALEACKESQEVKIVNFVSVKE, encoded by the coding sequence ATGATTGGATTTTATGTAAATGTAAAGTTAAAAGCTGGGTGTGAAGCGAAATTTGAAGAAATTTTAAAAGAGATCGTGCCAGCTTCAAGGAAAGATAAAGGCTGCATAAGCTACGAGTGCGGCATAGTTGCGGGCGGTAAAAATGAATACTGTTTTATGGAAATTTGGGAAGATCTTGCAAGCCAAAAAGAGCATATGAAAAGCGCTCATATGGTGAAAAATGCAGCCGCGTTGGAGGCTTGCAAAGAGAGCCAAGAGGTAAAAATAGTAAATTTTGTGAGCGTAAAGGAATAA
- a CDS encoding methyl-accepting chemotaxis protein, producing the protein MNAISQKTSDVIRQSDEIKNIITIIRDIADQTNLLALNAAIEAARAGEHGRGFAVVADEVRKLAERTQKSLTEIEANTNVLAQSINEMSESIKEQSEGINMINQSVAQIDTLTKENVVIVNKANEVTSDVDDMAKAIVNEVRKNKF; encoded by the coding sequence ATGAATGCAATATCTCAAAAAACATCTGATGTTATTAGACAAAGTGATGAGATTAAAAACATCATAACTATTATTAGAGATATAGCTGATCAAACAAATTTACTAGCTCTTAATGCCGCGATCGAGGCAGCACGTGCAGGAGAGCACGGCAGAGGCTTTGCGGTTGTTGCAGATGAGGTTAGAAAACTAGCAGAGAGAACTCAAAAATCTCTAACAGAGATCGAAGCAAATACAAATGTACTAGCTCAATCAATCAATGAAATGAGTGAATCTATAAAAGAGCAAAGTGAAGGAATCAATATGATAAACCAATCAGTTGCGCAAATAGACACACTTACAAAAGAAAATGTAGTAATTGTCAATAAAGCAAATGAAGTAACATCTGATGTTGACGACATGGCTAAGGCAATAGTAAACGAAGTTAGAAAAAATAAATTTTAA
- the mnmC gene encoding bifunctional tRNA (5-methylaminomethyl-2-thiouridine)(34)-methyltransferase MnmD/FAD-dependent 5-carboxymethylaminomethyl-2-thiouridine(34) oxidoreductase MnmC, whose amino-acid sequence MKNANLSFKGQIPFNEEFGDIYFNTDKPWLESEFVFASALDEIWQSKDSFVIAETGFGAGLNFFTLCKKFKNSSKKLHFVSIEKTPIKKEDILKIYENLGIFKAYAKKLVSLHPPLISGIHRINFTPNITLDLCYGEAKEILPELDFSADIWFLDGFAPSKNGSIWSEEIFREIARLSNVGTIARTYSCAKIVKDGLKGAGFLLSLKDGYARKRQMSSAVLEKKDENLKDAWFARCEPLAESKGKTALIIGAGVAGLATAGELAKNGFKVVIAEAKSEVATNGSGNHCGALMPLVTKPGVNLGRMHLNAFLQAVRFYKAILPKSLIKFNGCIDYGFDDELTKRYGSWQDQGVEEIFKFDESLKPYPGIFIKDGAYARPREICKFLSKNFEILLNHEYESRVHLQNGKISVKFKNGKNLETDILVFCTGSNSSEIFKGYDMQISSVRGQVTHLKPVLKNAMPLSAKGYICPTIKGVQVIGATYARNEICDTPKVEDNTKNLSDVSEFFDTTKATIIGSRVGYRSYSGDRFPIIGALHDEEFYKQNYKGLFWSKNKDNNPKARYEKNIFVNFAHGSRGLGTAILGANLIADLVLDRPLCIERSLFHELHPARFLIRKLKKGLKL is encoded by the coding sequence ATGAAAAATGCAAATTTAAGCTTTAAAGGGCAAATTCCATTTAACGAGGAGTTTGGCGATATATATTTCAATACAGACAAACCTTGGCTTGAGAGTGAATTTGTCTTTGCAAGTGCACTTGATGAAATTTGGCAGAGTAAAGATAGCTTCGTCATCGCTGAGACAGGATTTGGTGCCGGGCTAAATTTCTTTACACTTTGTAAGAAATTTAAAAACAGCTCTAAAAAACTTCACTTTGTTAGCATCGAAAAAACCCCTATTAAAAAAGAAGATATTTTAAAAATTTATGAAAATTTAGGCATTTTTAAAGCTTATGCCAAAAAGCTGGTCTCGCTTCATCCGCCGCTAATCTCAGGCATACACCGCATAAATTTTACTCCAAATATCACACTTGATCTTTGCTACGGCGAGGCTAAAGAAATTTTACCTGAGCTTGATTTTAGCGCTGACATCTGGTTTCTAGACGGCTTTGCTCCAAGTAAAAATGGCTCAATCTGGAGCGAAGAAATTTTTAGAGAGATTGCAAGACTAAGCAATGTTGGCACGATTGCTAGAACCTACTCTTGTGCAAAAATAGTAAAAGATGGACTAAAGGGCGCTGGCTTTCTACTAAGTCTAAAAGATGGATACGCTAGAAAACGTCAGATGAGTAGTGCCGTGCTAGAGAAAAAAGATGAAAATTTAAAAGATGCTTGGTTTGCAAGATGTGAGCCACTTGCTGAGTCAAAAGGCAAAACAGCACTTATCATAGGAGCTGGCGTGGCCGGACTTGCAACAGCTGGCGAGCTAGCCAAAAATGGCTTTAAGGTTGTGATCGCTGAGGCAAAGAGCGAGGTGGCTACAAATGGCTCAGGCAATCACTGTGGCGCTTTGATGCCTCTAGTTACCAAGCCTGGTGTAAATTTAGGCCGCATGCATTTAAACGCATTTTTGCAAGCAGTGAGATTTTACAAGGCAATTTTGCCAAAAAGCCTTATCAAATTTAATGGCTGCATCGACTACGGATTTGATGATGAGCTCACTAAAAGATATGGCTCGTGGCAGGATCAAGGTGTGGAGGAAATTTTTAAATTTGATGAGAGCCTAAAGCCATATCCTGGGATATTTATAAAAGATGGTGCATACGCTAGACCAAGAGAAATTTGCAAATTTCTATCAAAAAATTTTGAAATTTTATTAAATCACGAGTATGAGAGTAGGGTACACCTGCAAAACGGCAAAATCAGCGTTAAATTTAAAAACGGTAAAAATTTAGAGACTGATATTTTGGTCTTTTGTACTGGCAGTAATAGTAGTGAAATTTTTAAGGGCTACGACATGCAAATAAGCAGTGTCCGAGGCCAAGTCACGCACCTAAAACCAGTGCTAAAAAATGCCATGCCGCTAAGCGCAAAAGGCTACATCTGTCCAACCATAAAAGGTGTGCAAGTTATCGGCGCTACTTATGCCAGAAATGAAATTTGTGATACGCCTAAAGTTGAGGATAATACTAAAAATTTAAGCGATGTAAGCGAGTTTTTTGATACCACAAAAGCCACCATTATCGGTTCACGTGTGGGGTATAGGAGCTATAGCGGAGATAGGTTTCCGATAATTGGCGCCTTACATGACGAAGAATTTTACAAGCAAAACTACAAAGGGCTATTTTGGAGCAAAAATAAAGATAATAATCCAAAAGCAAGATATGAAAAGAATATCTTTGTAAATTTCGCCCACGGCTCACGAGGTCTTGGCACAGCGATACTTGGAGCAAATTTGATAGCTGATCTTGTGCTTGATCGCCCACTTTGCATAGAAAGATCGCTATTTCATGAGCTTCATCCAGCTAGATTTTTGATAAGAAAACTAAAAAAGGGATTAAAACTTTAA
- a CDS encoding M16 family metallopeptidase, translated as MRKILLLFCLVMGLFALQNDKDMLNGELKNGLKYYIKENKFPQKTAIFYLVINSGSTDEKDGEQGLAHFLEHMAFNGSRDFSKNELIKQLESLGVKFGADLNAQTSYDQTSYILTINVNEKNLQDTFKVFSNWIDGVKIDPKELDKERGVIMEEERQRNTPGYRLYLAQTKDIFEGSIYLKRVPIGDMNVIKSVDAKHMQEFYERLYQPRFMSFVAVGDFDKNEIKSLIEKSFSQAKNTNSYIHPEKNISFKSGLNIFNYDSNETGMELVRLSYFDKFSPVLNEADAKRNLEDALIASLINMLYEQKNANNSSNLSTDFIAQTLQAKQKIYSFETNVLGGDFNASLKDMLGVIKGVKEFGFNKDDFEDVKKAFVANVDAKFKRSKTKKSSAYAGQILNMIENGGFVLSDEDDKELSLKLLNEITLADVNDRFRQILAISDERVRIFSKDGFRLSKDEFLKLFAKAPAYNTSLSGSNNDKSLGNENLEPKEINSRSFDEKNGIYTYKMQNGSQVIFKPLATKKDSILFATVSKGGTSNLADPKLGSFAVALTNESGVGKFNNYELSKALNGKIVSYEKGIEALTQGIYGSSSTSDLSSLLAVINLEFNAPRADANVLERIKQRAKDELSKEQNLPEYKFSTEFSKFFYENNKRVAPLEMAQIDAIKLNELKEIIKDKFTNAASYTFVIVGDTDEERLLPLVKKYIATLPKLGEAEEFKDDGVRSIKGQHTFKREYQSTKRSDVSINIINSDAKYSFEGAIRLRALSEILKTALREKIREDKGQTYGFSLNAKLSRYPFEHSDILISFTCDPANTDKIITEIKQIISSIKSSGAILPKHLEDFKAQSEISIKKDYEKPEFWQKLIISNKIFNTPLYTAEEYISTVKAITNDEIKEAAKLYLDDKNMVISINNPK; from the coding sequence ATGAGAAAAATTTTGTTGCTTTTTTGCCTAGTAATGGGTCTTTTTGCGCTTCAAAACGATAAAGATATGTTAAATGGGGAGCTAAAAAACGGGCTAAAATACTATATCAAAGAGAATAAATTTCCACAAAAAACAGCTATTTTTTATCTTGTTATAAATTCTGGTTCAACTGATGAAAAAGACGGCGAGCAAGGTCTTGCTCACTTTTTGGAGCACATGGCATTTAATGGCAGCCGTGACTTTAGTAAAAATGAGCTCATTAAACAGCTTGAGAGCCTTGGTGTAAAATTTGGAGCCGATCTAAACGCGCAGACGAGCTACGATCAGACGAGCTATATCTTAACGATTAATGTAAATGAGAAAAATTTACAAGATACGTTTAAGGTCTTTTCGAATTGGATAGATGGCGTTAAAATCGATCCTAAGGAGCTTGATAAAGAGCGTGGCGTCATAATGGAAGAGGAGCGTCAGAGAAATACGCCAGGATATAGGCTTTATTTGGCTCAAACAAAGGATATTTTTGAGGGCAGTATCTATCTAAAAAGAGTGCCAATAGGCGATATGAACGTCATCAAAAGCGTAGATGCTAAGCACATGCAAGAATTTTACGAAAGGCTTTATCAGCCAAGATTTATGAGCTTTGTCGCTGTTGGCGACTTTGATAAAAATGAGATAAAAAGCTTAATCGAAAAAAGCTTTAGCCAAGCAAAAAATACAAATTCTTACATTCATCCAGAAAAAAATATCAGCTTTAAAAGTGGTTTAAATATTTTTAACTACGACTCAAATGAGACTGGAATGGAGCTAGTTAGACTTAGCTATTTTGATAAATTTAGTCCAGTTTTAAATGAAGCTGACGCAAAAAGAAATCTAGAAGATGCACTTATCGCAAGCCTAATAAATATGCTTTATGAGCAAAAAAATGCAAATAATTCATCAAATTTAAGCACTGATTTTATAGCTCAAACACTTCAAGCAAAGCAGAAAATTTATAGTTTCGAAACAAATGTACTTGGAGGCGATTTTAACGCAAGCCTTAAAGATATGCTTGGTGTTATAAAAGGCGTTAAAGAGTTTGGCTTTAATAAAGATGATTTTGAAGATGTAAAAAAGGCGTTTGTGGCAAATGTAGATGCAAAATTTAAACGCTCAAAGACTAAAAAATCAAGCGCTTACGCAGGACAAATTTTAAATATGATAGAAAATGGTGGCTTTGTGTTAAGCGACGAAGACGACAAAGAGCTTAGTTTAAAGCTATTAAACGAGATTACATTAGCTGACGTGAATGATAGATTTAGGCAAATTTTGGCCATTTCTGATGAGCGTGTAAGAATTTTTAGCAAAGATGGCTTTAGGCTTAGCAAAGATGAGTTTTTAAAGCTTTTTGCCAAGGCGCCTGCTTATAACACAAGCCTATCTGGTAGCAATAACGACAAGAGTCTAGGCAATGAAAATTTAGAGCCAAAAGAGATAAACTCAAGAAGCTTTGATGAAAAAAATGGAATTTATACCTACAAAATGCAAAATGGCTCGCAAGTTATCTTTAAGCCACTAGCTACTAAAAAAGATAGTATTTTGTTTGCGACCGTCAGTAAAGGAGGCACATCAAATTTGGCTGATCCAAAGCTTGGTAGCTTTGCGGTGGCGCTCACAAATGAAAGTGGTGTTGGTAAATTTAATAACTATGAGCTCTCAAAGGCACTAAATGGAAAGATCGTAAGCTATGAAAAGGGCATAGAAGCGCTTACGCAAGGCATTTATGGCTCATCAAGCACCAGCGATCTTAGCTCGCTGCTAGCTGTTATAAATTTAGAATTTAACGCTCCAAGAGCCGATGCAAACGTGCTTGAGAGGATAAAGCAAAGAGCAAAAGATGAGCTAAGTAAAGAGCAAAATTTGCCTGAATATAAATTTAGCACCGAATTTAGCAAGTTTTTTTATGAAAACAATAAACGTGTCGCGCCGCTTGAGATGGCTCAGATCGACGCGATAAAGCTAAATGAGCTAAAAGAGATCATCAAAGATAAATTTACAAACGCGGCCTCATATACTTTTGTAATCGTCGGCGATACCGACGAAGAGAGGCTTTTGCCACTTGTCAAAAAGTATATCGCCACTTTACCAAAGCTTGGCGAGGCTGAAGAGTTTAAAGATGATGGCGTGCGAAGTATCAAAGGTCAGCACACCTTTAAAAGGGAGTATCAAAGCACAAAAAGAAGCGATGTTAGCATAAATATCATAAATTCTGACGCAAAATATAGCTTTGAAGGAGCGATTAGGCTAAGGGCATTAAGTGAAATTTTAAAAACAGCGCTTCGCGAAAAGATCAGAGAAGATAAGGGCCAAACATACGGCTTTAGCCTAAATGCCAAGCTCTCACGCTATCCTTTTGAGCATTCAGATATACTAATTAGCTTTACATGCGATCCTGCAAACACGGACAAGATCATCACCGAGATAAAGCAGATAATATCTAGCATCAAGAGTAGTGGCGCGATCTTGCCAAAGCATTTGGAGGATTTTAAGGCACAGAGTGAAATTTCTATAAAAAAAGATTACGAAAAGCCTGAGTTTTGGCAAAAGCTCATCATCTCAAATAAAATTTTTAACACGCCACTTTATACGGCTGAGGAGTACATAAGTACGGTAAAAGCTATCACAAATGACGAGATCAAAGAGGCAGCTAAGCTATATCTTGATGATAAAAATATGGTGATAAGTATAAATAATCCAAAGTAG
- the putP gene encoding sodium/proline symporter PutP → MSFGSYLAIAIYFGFLLFIGRYFYDKNASMNEYLLDNRRMGPVVTALSAGASDMSGWMLLGVPGALYATGIANVWMIIGLIIGAYCNYLFLAKRLRIYTEVASDSITIPDFLENRFKDRTKILRIISGLIILIFFTLYVSSGIIAGGKTFESFFGLKFAYGAVFTLVIVVFYTFFGGFKAVSITDAFQGLLMFCVLVSIPVVAYLNLDLPSDTNLLKEISKLDANHLNPFRDQTFWGILGLMAWGFGYFGQPHIIVRFMAIRDSKELAKARRIGIGWMSIGLLGAIMSGLIGFVYFSQRGGLSDPETVFLKLGELLFPPFFIGIIISAVLSAIMSTISSQLLVTSSSVTKDFIFAFYKKEISQNTQTAISRYAVVVVAIVATVLAFISTDNVLNVVGNAWAGFGASFGPVLLFSLYWKRMSALGALAGMIAGGATVIFWITSGLNAYVYEILPGIIASCIAIISVSIWGDAINKMTSEPHEQVIKDEFEKMKTRL, encoded by the coding sequence ATGAGCTTTGGGTCTTATTTAGCCATCGCCATCTATTTTGGCTTTTTGCTCTTTATCGGACGATATTTCTACGATAAAAATGCAAGTATGAACGAATATCTGCTAGATAACCGTCGAATGGGTCCAGTAGTTACTGCACTTAGTGCTGGTGCTTCTGATATGAGTGGTTGGATGCTACTTGGCGTGCCCGGAGCATTATACGCAACTGGCATAGCAAATGTGTGGATGATAATCGGTCTTATCATTGGAGCTTACTGCAACTATTTATTTTTAGCAAAGAGGCTTAGAATTTATACTGAGGTTGCGAGTGATAGCATCACGATACCAGACTTTTTAGAAAATCGTTTTAAAGATAGGACTAAAATTTTAAGAATTATCTCTGGTCTTATCATTTTAATCTTTTTCACACTTTATGTAAGTAGCGGCATCATCGCTGGCGGAAAGACATTTGAGAGCTTTTTTGGTTTAAAATTTGCCTACGGAGCGGTCTTTACACTTGTTATTGTGGTCTTTTACACATTTTTTGGTGGATTTAAAGCAGTTAGTATAACTGACGCATTTCAGGGGCTTTTGATGTTTTGTGTCCTAGTCTCGATCCCAGTCGTGGCATATCTAAATTTAGACTTGCCAAGCGATACAAATTTACTAAAAGAGATAAGCAAGCTTGATGCAAATCACCTAAATCCATTTAGAGATCAAACTTTTTGGGGAATTTTAGGACTTATGGCTTGGGGATTTGGCTATTTTGGTCAGCCACACATCATTGTTAGATTTATGGCGATACGCGATTCAAAAGAGCTTGCTAAAGCAAGAAGGATTGGCATTGGCTGGATGAGCATTGGGTTGCTTGGTGCGATTATGAGCGGACTTATTGGCTTTGTCTACTTTAGTCAAAGAGGCGGGCTTAGTGATCCTGAGACGGTGTTTCTAAAGCTTGGTGAGCTACTTTTCCCACCATTTTTTATAGGTATTATCATCTCAGCTGTGCTTTCAGCGATCATGAGTACTATCTCAAGTCAGCTTTTAGTTACATCTAGCTCGGTAACAAAGGACTTTATCTTTGCATTCTATAAAAAAGAGATTAGTCAAAATACACAAACAGCGATCAGTCGCTATGCTGTCGTAGTAGTAGCCATAGTTGCTACTGTACTTGCTTTTATCTCAACAGATAATGTTCTAAACGTCGTTGGCAACGCTTGGGCTGGATTTGGTGCTAGCTTTGGGCCAGTGCTACTTTTTAGCCTCTACTGGAAGCGCATGAGTGCACTTGGAGCATTAGCTGGTATGATAGCTGGAGGTGCGACCGTAATATTTTGGATAACATCAGGGCTAAACGCTTATGTTTATGAAATTTTGCCTGGCATCATAGCGTCTTGCATAGCGATCATTAGCGTAAGTATCTGGGGCGATGCGATAAATAAAATGACAAGCGAACCTCACGAGCAAGTCATAAAAGATGAATTTGAAAAGATGAAAACAAGGCTTTAA
- a CDS encoding amino acid ABC transporter permease, translated as MKAQNLAKFLFFIIIVSLGAYFLYPRDLSEAQEIAYIKSYGVTLGLTIGGIVIGITLGFTLAFIKFLNIKVLNFIIDEYIDILRGTPVILQLLIFSVVIFATWSDNFYVALIALGLNSSAYVAEIVRSGINSVDKGQMEAARAMGLNYYVSMREIVFPQATKNILPALANEFISLFKETSVVGYISVVDITMQSKSLQAVFYSPEPVIFTGIVYYVSVKFFTLLTKLLERRLNRHD; from the coding sequence TTGAAGGCTCAAAATTTAGCTAAATTTCTATTTTTTATAATAATCGTCTCACTTGGAGCATATTTTTTATATCCAAGAGATCTTAGTGAGGCTCAAGAGATCGCTTATATCAAAAGTTATGGAGTGACTTTAGGGCTTACTATAGGCGGTATTGTCATAGGCATAACACTTGGATTTACCTTGGCGTTTATTAAATTTTTAAATATCAAAGTCTTAAATTTTATAATCGATGAATATATCGATATCTTACGTGGAACACCTGTAATACTTCAACTTTTAATATTTTCAGTTGTCATTTTTGCAACATGGAGTGATAATTTTTATGTAGCTCTCATCGCACTTGGGCTAAATAGCTCTGCTTATGTGGCGGAGATCGTGCGAAGTGGCATAAACAGTGTAGATAAAGGACAAATGGAAGCGGCTCGTGCGATGGGCCTAAACTACTATGTTTCGATGCGCGAGATAGTTTTTCCACAAGCTACAAAAAATATCTTACCAGCTCTTGCAAATGAGTTTATCTCACTTTTTAAAGAGACATCAGTCGTGGGTTATATAAGCGTTGTTGATATTACGATGCAAAGCAAGAGCTTGCAAGCGGTCTTTTATAGTCCAGAGCCAGTCATTTTTACAGGCATTGTCTATTATGTGAGTGTTAAATTTTTTACACTTTTGACAAAACTACTTGAGAGGAGATTAAACCGCCATGATTGA
- a CDS encoding basic amino acid ABC transporter substrate-binding protein, whose product MSKILKFLMASLVLFLLGCGDDANKKNAVNNAEEASKNVVYKVGSSADYPPFEYLDENNKIVGFEIDLLNEITKKTGIKFDVANMSFDGLISALKTGKIDIAISGMSATDERRKSVDFTKPYYFSENLFIRKKGSDVNKDNLKDKKISAQVGTLQEEAAKSITTKSIPAENVAAAIMSLNAGKIDVVLTDSPIGVEYLKQNPDLEEFLRLPDGTEGFAMAFDKGKHAELIKKIDAAIDELQKSGEFDKMLDKYGLKK is encoded by the coding sequence ATGAGTAAAATTTTAAAATTTTTGATGGCAAGCTTGGTTTTATTTTTACTAGGTTGTGGCGATGATGCTAATAAAAAAAATGCAGTAAATAATGCCGAAGAAGCTAGTAAAAATGTAGTTTATAAAGTTGGCTCGAGTGCTGATTATCCACCTTTTGAATATCTTGATGAAAACAATAAAATTGTTGGCTTTGAGATAGATTTATTAAATGAGATCACCAAAAAAACTGGAATAAAATTTGATGTTGCAAATATGAGCTTTGATGGGCTGATATCAGCATTAAAAACTGGTAAAATCGATATTGCTATAAGCGGAATGAGCGCAACTGATGAGAGAAGAAAATCGGTTGATTTCACTAAGCCATATTATTTTTCAGAGAATTTATTTATCCGCAAAAAAGGCTCAGATGTAAATAAAGACAACCTTAAGGATAAGAAAATTTCAGCTCAAGTTGGCACACTTCAAGAAGAAGCAGCCAAAAGCATAACCACTAAGTCGATACCTGCTGAAAATGTAGCAGCTGCCATCATGTCACTAAACGCTGGTAAAATCGACGTTGTACTAACTGATAGTCCGATAGGGGTTGAATATTTAAAACAAAATCCAGATTTAGAAGAATTTTTAAGACTTCCTGATGGCACGGAAGGATTTGCAATGGCGTTTGATAAAGGCAAACACGCTGAGCTTATCAAGAAGATAGACGCAGCGATCGATGAGCTACAAAAATCTGGCGAATTTGACAAAATGCTAGATAAATATGGATTAAAGAAATAA